The following nucleotide sequence is from Actinomycetota bacterium.
GATACGGATAGATGAGATTGGTCGGATCCTTCGTGTCGACGTGTCCGTGATCGAGATGATCGAGGTTCAGCACAAGGATCTCGCCTCCCTGCACCTTCTCGATCGAGATGCAGAAGTAGTTGCTCTCGACCAGGCAGGGGCTCTTGCTGAGTGCGGCCATCCCGGCGATGAACAGCACCACCGCTGCGACTGTCATGCGCGAGCGCCTGGTCCAGATCGGATTGCTGAAGGCCCCGAGCACGAGTAACGCACCCGACACTCCCGCCACGATCGCTCGGGTGCCGAACCAAGAGATCAGGAAGAACCCGGTGAGGAACGTCCCGACGATGCTTCCGAGCGTCGCCGCGGCCTGGATCCGCCCGACGACCCGGCCCGTCGCGCCGAGGGAGCGGAGCGACAGCTTGATGAGCATCGGCGTCATCGTTCCGAGCAGGGTCGAAGGGATGAAGAAGAGCAGCGTCGTCAGCCACAGAACCTGGGTGATGGCCGGCCAGGTGTGCGGCGCGGCGATCTTCCCGAGATCCCTCGAGAACGCGAGGATCAGCGCGGATGTGAGCGCGCTGAGTAGGTAGAGCGAGGACAGCGTCGCCCGGCCAGGCGCGCGATCCGCTATCCGGCCGCCGAGCCAGTTCCCCAAGCTGATGCCGGCGAGCACCACGCCGATGATGGAGGTCCAGGTGTAGAGCGAAACCCCGATCGTGGGCGCCAGGATCCGGCCGGCCACGAGCTCGAGGACCAGGAGGCAGCCGCTCCCCACGAATGCGTACACCCCGGGGAACCGGAGCCGTTCGCCATGCGGTGGCTCGCCTTGGGAGAGTCCATCATCCGAATCGTGCTGTTCGGCGTGGGATGCGTGCGTGTCAGTCATCGAGGTCGCGACGGAGCTCGTCGACGGCGCCGTAGACGTCGGCGCTGCGCCGCAGCTCCCCACGGCGTGCTTCGACGGCCTTCTTGGTGCTCTTGAGCGCCCGCCGAACCACCTTTTCAAGCTCCGACGGCAGGAACGGCTTGGCGATATGGTCGGTCGCGCCCTTCTCGACCTCTCGTTGCACTCCCTCGGGGTCGTGTTTGGCCGTGACGACCACTATCGGCGTTTTCGCGCGCGACGGCATGTGGCGGATCTTGTCCAGCACGGTGTAGCCGGACATGCGCGGCATCATGATGTCGAGCACGACCAGGTCGTAGCGTGTGCGCTTTAACTTGCGGAGCGCTTCCTCGCCGTCGGAGGCTTCGGCGACGTCGTAGCCCGCATCGCGGAGCGTGTGATACAGCACGGTCCGCATGTCCGGCTCGTCGTCGACGATCAGGATCTTCGCCACGGCATCCCGGTCGAGGGCGTTCCTCTACTCGCTGCGCGGCGGCGCCGACACCAGGCCGAGGCGGAACGCCTCCGCGACCGCCTGTGCCCCGGTTGCGACGCCGAGCTTGGAGTAGATGCTCGTCAAGTGATTCTTGACCGTCTTGATCGACACGAACAGCTTCTGCGCGACCTCGGCGGGCCGGTGTCCCTCAGCGAGGAGCCGGAGGATCTCCAGTTCCCGTTCGGTTAGCCGCGTCCCCGCGCTCCCGCGCTTGCTGCCCGCCAGGTCGATCACGCGGCGGGCGATCGCAGGCGACAGGTACGAGCCGCCTTCGGCGACGGCGCGGACCGCCTGCAGGAGCTCTTCGGTCGAGGCCGTCTTCAGGACGTAGCCGTCGGCTCCGATCCCGATCGCGCGCGATATCGACGCGTCGTCTTCGTGCATGGTCAGGAAAAGGAAGCGGACGTCGGGGGCGGCGTGGCGGAGCTGCGCGGCGACCTCGAGTCCGTTCCCACCGGGCATCGTGATGTCGAGCACGGCCAGATCCGGTTTCGTCGACCGGATGAGCTCCAGCCCTTCGTCACCGCGTCCCGCCTCGCCGACCACTTCGAAGCCCGGCTCCGCCTCGAGCGTCTTCACGAGGCTCTGACGAACCAGCGTGTGATCCTCGATGATCACAACCCTCGTCATCGTCCGTCCCCCAGTCGCATCAGCGTCGATCGTCGTGCTTGACCTCGAGCACGACCCGGGTGCCGCTGCCGGGCCGAGCGCCGACGTCGAGGGTGGCTCCGATCGCCTCGGCTCGCTCACGCATCGCACTCAACCCTACGCCACCGCGGGGCCCCGTGGCCCGTTTCGAGCGCACGCCGATGCCGTCGTCCTCAACGAGCAGCCGGACGGCCGTGGCGCCGGAAGTGATGGACACTTTCACGGTCCCGGCTCCGGCATGGCGCAGCGCGTTCGAGACCGCTTCCTGCGCCACGCGGAAGATCTCGGCTTCGACCCCCGGCGGGAGACGCACCTCCCCGCGCGCCTCGAAAACGATATCCGGCCCGCCGAGCCCTCTGAGGTCCGACAGGTACGCGCGAAGCGACCCCACGAGACCTTCGGCCGACACCGACGAACGCAGGCCGAAGATCATCGAACGGACGTCTCCGGATGCCCGGTTGACGACGCGAGAGAGCCGCTCGACCTCTTGCTTCACGGTCGCTGGCGAGGCGGCGCCGTGACGGGCCATGAACTCGAGCTCGAAACGCAGGTGCGTGAGCGCCTGGGCGACTCCGTCGTGAAGCTCTCGCGCTAGCCGTCGGCGCTCCTCGTCGATGGAGATCTCGCGGACGCGTGAGAAAAGGCGTGCGTTCTCCACGGCGAGCGCGGTCTCCTGGGCGAGCTGCTGAAGCAGGACGCGGTTGGAGTTGTGCTGCGCGTGATCCGGGCAACCGGCGAGCAGGAGCCCGAGCGCGACGCCGTCGTGGCGCATCGGAGCGACCAGCCAGCAGTCGTTCCCGCCGCCGAGGGCCTGCGCGGTCGTGTCGTCGAGGTCGCTCGCCGTGATCACTCTCGCGTTCCCGTGCACCATCTCCGCCATGGCG
It contains:
- a CDS encoding response regulator is translated as MAKILIVDDEPDMRTVLYHTLRDAGYDVAEASDGEEALRKLKRTRYDLVVLDIMMPRMSGYTVLDKIRHMPSRAKTPIVVVTAKHDPEGVQREVEKGATDHIAKPFLPSELEKVVRRALKSTKKAVEARRGELRRSADVYGAVDELRRDLDD
- a CDS encoding response regulator transcription factor encodes the protein MTRVVIIEDHTLVRQSLVKTLEAEPGFEVVGEAGRGDEGLELIRSTKPDLAVLDITMPGGNGLEVAAQLRHAAPDVRFLFLTMHEDDASISRAIGIGADGYVLKTASTEELLQAVRAVAEGGSYLSPAIARRVIDLAGSKRGSAGTRLTERELEILRLLAEGHRPAEVAQKLFVSIKTVKNHLTSIYSKLGVATGAQAVAEAFRLGLVSAPPRSE
- a CDS encoding fused MFS/spermidine synthase, encoding MTDTHASHAEQHDSDDGLSQGEPPHGERLRFPGVYAFVGSGCLLVLELVAGRILAPTIGVSLYTWTSIIGVVLAGISLGNWLGGRIADRAPGRATLSSLYLLSALTSALILAFSRDLGKIAAPHTWPAITQVLWLTTLLFFIPSTLLGTMTPMLIKLSLRSLGATGRVVGRIQAAATLGSIVGTFLTGFFLISWFGTRAIVAGVSGALLVLGAFSNPIWTRRSRMTVAAVVLFIAGMAALSKSPCLVESNYFCISIEKVQGGEILVLNLDHLDHGHVDTKDPTNLIYPYQILYQQVLDTWYPRGTRVDSFQIGGGAYTTPRYLERYYTGRQVVAEIDPAVTEFAHDRLFLSRDTTVETISDDARQALKTLGADEQFDVVLGDAFNDAAIPYHLTTVEFNALLKTHMRPDGVYMINVVDGVEYAFLRSFMLTLREVFYDVRLMTLPGLWPLDPKGGSTFVVAASDRPLPDVPSMVPRDEVDAYLDQEGGSVLIDDHVPVDQLLTPNFRRRLER